GGGCAGCGCCCTGGGACGTGGTCTTTCGCTGTTGAATCAGTAACCTTGCGGCGTGTTGGGTGCTGACAAGGTACGAATGGATATTTATCCTCTCGCCAGCATCAACGCCACCCGAAAACCGCCGTTTCCGTCCCGGAATCCGGCAGGGGCGCCGACACGATAGGACGAACGCAGATACTCAGCGGGAAGGCCCCAGGCCCCACCCCTAAGAACACAGACGGCATCTTCCGCAACCTCGGTCTGGACCGGAATCGCCCCCAAAGGCCGCATCTCTTCATCGTGCAGATCCTGCTGCCACTCCCAAACGTTGCCCGCCAGGTCGCAATGGCCGTATGGGCCATCACCCGACGGAAACAACCCCACAGGAGTGGGCGCACGGGTCTTCCCAATGGCATAATTGGCCCGATCGGGGCTGGGAGCGGCATCCCCCCAGGGATACATGCCATTCGCCGGAGTGGCCGCCTGTTGCCAAACCGCCTCCGCTGGCAGACAAAACCTCTCTCCCCGTTGTTCGCTCAACCAGTGGCAATAGGCCCTTGCCTCGAACCAACTTACTCCTGTCACGGGTCGATTGGGATGGTCGAGTTGTTGATCCCAGTCACCCGGTTCCATCCAGTTCCACTTTTGGCGCAACCGCCAACCCACAGCACCCCAGCATTTCGGCTCCTGGTAACCGCCCTGCTCCACGAAGCGTTGAAACTCCATCACCGTCACGGGATATTTGCCCAGTTTCCAGCCGCCGGTTCCGGGCACCTCAATGAGGGTCAAGACCCGCAATCGGGGATCGCCCGCTTTGCCCAAGGCTTCAGCCGCTTCGATGCGTTGTTTGATGGGAACCTGTGCGGCACCTTCCAAGGTGAAAATGGCCAGTGCTTTGTGAAGAACCTGGGCGTATTTGGCTTCGATCTCCGGCAGGGGTTTGTAGTGACAGGCACCCAGAGAGGTCAACAGCCGCCCGAGAAGACCGGCTAGTCGCGCCTCGGCTGCAAGATCCGAGTTGTCGCCACGCTGTTTGAGGATGCGTTGCAGCAGTCTATCAACCCGCCGCCCGCCTCCTTCGTCGAAGAGTGCGCCGGGGAAGAGTTCCACCGTCTCCCGCCACTGCGGATCCTCCAGCCGCTTTTCCAGTATGGGCCAGAAATCCTCTTCGCCCTCGCCATCCCCCAGCCAGGCCAGGGCCTGGGCTGCCAGATACTCCTGAAAGATCAACATCCAGAACTTCAAGCGGTTATACCCTACTTCCTCGACGATGCCGCTGCCCAGGCACTCGAAGGCCAGCCACTCCCGACCGCGTTTGAGTCGTTCGGGCTGGGTCTTCAATTCGGGAAAATGGCGATGAATTCGAGCCTCGATGGCAACAGCCCCATCCTGGATGTCGAAGACGACCCGTTTGCCTTTTGCTCCCTGCATCAGAGCCAGGGCCAGATCGGCTAGGGCTTCGTATGCAAATTGATCGGTGAATCCGGTTCCGAAACGCTGCTCTGTGCGAGAGGAGATCAGCCAGCGTATCACCGCCGAAAAAACGCGGAAGCGGCCTTCCGGCAGTCTGCCTTCGTTCCAATACACCACACAGAGGCAAGTCAGCATAACCGGGTTGGCGGCCATGCGGCAGATGTCGATACGCTCCAGAATGGCCCTTTGCAGCGCTTCATTGAGGTCTTCTGTAAGCTGGGAGCGGGATTCTCCATGCAGTGCCGAGACCCAGCGGGAGATGAATTCGCTGATTTCTCCCTTGCCGAAGGGTTCGATAACGACGTGGTGGAAACCAAGCGGCTTGACCTGCTCCACCCCGACGGGGCGAGAAGTCAGTACGATAGGGCTCTTATTCCAAACCCGGATGGCATCGGCCACAATGGTGTAAAAGCGACTGCGTAATCCCTCATCCGCCACCTCATCGAGTCCGTCCAACAGTAGGAGAGCCTCTCCCCGTTCCAACAGGCCGATGAAGTGGTCCCTCCCCCC
The Magnetococcales bacterium genome window above contains:
- a CDS encoding SUMF1/EgtB/PvdO family nonheme iron enzyme, coding for MNGTIITFYSYKGGTGRTMALANVACLLSQREYRVLVIDWDFEAPGLHRYFHDLFPSDAELIKTPGLIDLLWEYARKVSIPDSQRPKGEEAPILLAKAENYVRKLTLPDGKPIYFMGAGRQDQGYGDMVRNFNWDDFYERLSGGDFLDAFREWLKESFDYILIDSRTGISDTSGICTVQMPDQVVLCFTLNRQSIIGIAGVAQSIRSQREDLPFLPVAMRFEGNDIEDEAIKLARKHLDAFVPVGVVDIESFWEKSRVLYRTKYAFLEKVAALVEHQTSILMRADMLRLANNIDPHVVLPDWHLLLLESLLHRTGTLEIRGIGFEVGRQKDSGRYPIEQLYTTLRRGGESHQDLKSLLPRSPRLLIEGQPGAGKTTFLKLIAAMLAKDLLGLPAPEGGRSWRERYLGLPTKGAPKIPLFLRLSELAELLIKDVKPYLPDNRLRLLDLLAATTELPEGGRDHFIGLLERGEALLLLDGLDEVADEGLRSRFYTIVADAIRVWNKSPIVLTSRPVGVEQVKPLGFHHVVIEPFGKGEISEFISRWVSALHGESRSQLTEDLNEALQRAILERIDICRMAANPVMLTCLCVVYWNEGRLPEGRFRVFSAVIRWLISSRTEQRFGTGFTDQFAYEALADLALALMQGAKGKRVVFDIQDGAVAIEARIHRHFPELKTQPERLKRGREWLAFECLGSGIVEEVGYNRLKFWMLIFQEYLAAQALAWLGDGEGEEDFWPILEKRLEDPQWRETVELFPGALFDEGGGRRVDRLLQRILKQRGDNSDLAAEARLAGLLGRLLTSLGACHYKPLPEIEAKYAQVLHKALAIFTLEGAAQVPIKQRIEAAEALGKAGDPRLRVLTLIEVPGTGGWKLGKYPVTVMEFQRFVEQGGYQEPKCWGAVGWRLRQKWNWMEPGDWDQQLDHPNRPVTGVSWFEARAYCHWLSEQRGERFCLPAEAVWQQAATPANGMYPWGDAAPSPDRANYAIGKTRAPTPVGLFPSGDGPYGHCDLAGNVWEWQQDLHDEEMRPLGAIPVQTEVAEDAVCVLRGGAWGLPAEYLRSSYRVGAPAGFRDGNGGFRVALMLARG